One segment of Alnus glutinosa chromosome 2, dhAlnGlut1.1, whole genome shotgun sequence DNA contains the following:
- the LOC133860119 gene encoding uncharacterized protein LOC133860119 isoform X2 has translation MDGHLGAATMQLPPWQTQKSISIDDSPTDYVSQHKYTYYRRPTSSSHLFWMHNFFSLRSYNFIFCMPSDWLDDDGWTHTRWYTIKIHSDGSGKVYSKENPLASFWEGELSVFDGFAYIGSHIYRFDGPSCRICPSDVYKLHVNPRFASGWVPLCKMISTRVDARSLVLDGKIYVFSRGRESYIEVFDPDDGKWDGLPDPPYDSSCTVLFAALENPNRILVAFCVSGKPGSAMFYTYNVQHRSWEMLAPAERELHPEYPVGFNRRAVTVHNTLYWVIRAYRREEITLLAYDLDLDMWLEGRLKGLGILLFEDDKSCFTLPFLFHLEKQRFCLLQTYGDLHCVAVDIYHMPGENRLGISLAWERKHKIDGPGEISDCLLLPEIEQGELPGAN, from the exons ATGGACGGACACCTCGGCGCGGCGACGATGCAATTGCCTCCATGGCAAactcaaaaatcaatttcaattgATGATTCACCAACTGATTATGTATCCCAACataaatatacatattatcGTCGTCCTACTTCTTCTTCTCATCTTTTTtggatgcataattttttttctcttcgtTCTTACAACTTCATCTTCTGTATGCCTTCGGATTGGTTGGACGACGATGGATGGACGCATACGAGGTGGTATACCATTAAAATTCATTCGGACGGTTCTGGCAAGGTCTACTCTAAGGAAAATCCGCTCGCTTCGTTTTGGGAAGGTGAACTTTCCGTGTTCGACGGCTTTGCATACATAGGCTCCCACATCTACCGTTTTGATGGGCCGTCGTGTCGAATCTGTCCATCCGACGTCTACAAATTACACGTAAACCCCCGTTTCGCTTCCGGCTGGGTCCCTCTTTGTAAGATGATTTCTACCAGAGTAGACGCACGCAGTTTGGTTCTAGACGGTAAGATTTATGTTTTTTCCCGTGGCAGAGAATCATATATTGAAGTTTTTGATCCCGATGACGGAAAATGGGACGGCTTACCTGATCCTCCATATGATTCAAGTTGTACAGTCCTTTTTGCAGCTCTTGAGAATCCAAACAGGATTCTTGTGGCTTTCTGTGTTTCGGGTAAACCCGGTTCTGCAATGTTTTATACATATAATGTGCAGCATCGATCTTGGGAGATGCTTGCGCCTGCTGAACGCGAGCTCCACCCTGAGTACCCTGTAGGGTTTAATCGAAGGGCGGTAACTGTACACAATACTTTATACTGGGTCATTCGCGCTTACAGACGTGAAGAGATAACCTTGCTTGCCTATGATTTAGACTTGGATATGTGGCTAGAAGGGCGTCTCAAGGGTCTAGGAATTTTGTTGTTTGAAGATGATAAATCCTGTTTCACActgccttttcttttccatttagAGAAGCAGAGGTTCTGCCTTTTACAAACTTATGGTGATCTTCACTGCGTTGCAGTCGATATTTATCATATGCCCGGGGAAAATAGATTGGGCATATCGCTTGCGTGGGAACGAAAACATAAGATTGATGGCCCCGGTGAAATATCAGATTGCCTTTTACT GCCTGAAATCGAGCAAGGGGAACTTCCAGGAGCAAATTAA